Proteins encoded in a region of the Zea mays cultivar B73 chromosome 2, Zm-B73-REFERENCE-NAM-5.0, whole genome shotgun sequence genome:
- the LOC100384780 gene encoding Ethanolamine-phosphate cytidylyltransferase-like, producing MPMDAGNGCSARALVACVIGSIVLGASVLALHLAGGPAAIPHLPLPPLFGTLRRRRRRPVRVYMDGCFDMMHYGHCNALRQARALGDELVVGVISDDEIKANKGPPVTPLHERMIMVRAVKWVDDIIPDAPYAITEEFMNKLFNEYNIDYIIHGDDPCLLPDGTDAYALAKKAGRYKQIKRTEGVSTTDIVGRMLLCVRERSSDAHNHSSLQRQFSSGHGQKVDDTGSGTGTRVSHFLPTSRRIVQFSNSRGPGPDSRIVYMDGAFDLFHAGHVEILRLARELGDFLLVGIHTDQTISATRGRHRPIMNLHERSLSVLACRYVDEVIIGAPWDVSKDMITTFNISLVVHGTIAENMDFTEDDLHPYAVPMAMGIYRRLESPLDITTSTIIRRIVANHEAYQKRNEKKEASEKKYYESKSFVNGE from the exons ATGCCCATGGACGCGGGGAATGGCTGCAGTGCCCGGGCGCTGGTGGCGTGCGTCATCGGCAGCATCGTGCTGGGCGCCTCGGTGCTCGCGCTCCACCTCGCGGGCGGGCCTGCCGCCATCCCGCACCTGCCCCTGCCTCCGCTTTTCGGCacgctccgccgccgccgccgccgccccgtgcGGGTCTACATGGACGGCTGCTTCGACATGATGCACTACGGACACTGCAACGCGCTGCGCCAGGCGCGCGCGCTCGGGGACGAGCTCGTCGTCGGCGTCATCAGCGACGACGAGATCAAGGCCAACAAGGGGCCCCCCGTTACGCCGCTCCACGAGAG AATGATAATGGTCCGTGCTGTGAAATGGGTAGATGACATCATTCCAGATGCACCTTATGCCATAACTGAAGAATTCATGAACAAGCTGTTCAATGAGTATAACATAGATTACATCATCCATGGAGACGATCCTTGTTTGCTACCAGACGGTACTGATGCATATGCTCTTGCCAAAAAGGCTGGTCGATACAAGCAGATTAAGAGAACCGAGGGAGTGTCAACAACAGACATTGTTG GACGGATGCTTCTTTGTGTTAGAGAGAGATCATCTGATGCACATAATCATTCTTCACTACAAAGGCAGTTCAGTAGCGGACATGGTCAGAAAGTCGATGATACTGGATCTGGAACTGGTACAAGAGTATCTCATTTCCTTCCCACATCTAGGCGAATAGTTCAGTTCTCAAATAGCAGG GGTCCAGGTCCAGATTCTCGAATAGTTTACATGGATGGTGCTTTTGATCTGTTCCATGCTGGACACGTCGAG ATATTACGACTTGCTCGAGAACTTGGAGATTTTTTGCTTGTGGGGATTCACACAGATCAGACCATAAG TGCAACACGAGGACGACATCGCCCAATCATGAATCTCCATGAGCGAAGTTTGAGTGTTTTGGCTTGTCGTTATGTTGATGAGGTGATCATTGGTGCTCCATGGGATGTTTCAAAAGACATG ATTACCACATTCAATATTTCGTTAGTTGTTCATGGAACTATTGCTGAAAACATGGACTTTACGGAG GATGATTTACACCCATATGCTGTTCCAATGGCTATGGGCATTTACCGCCGACTGGAGAGTCCCTTGGATATCACTACAAGTACTATCATCAGGAGGATTGTTGCTAACCACGAAGCCTACCAG AAGCGGAACGAGAAGAAGGAAGCAAGCGAGAAGAAGTACTACGAGAGTAAAAGCTTCGTCAACGGGGAGTGA